A window of Aurantibacillus circumpalustris genomic DNA:
AATTGATGGTACAGCAAACGTTTTAAAAACAAAATCAGAAAAAGAATTAGCTATTGTAGAAGGCTTCGAATTATTTATTGGAGTGTATAACCGAATTATAAAACAATTTAAACTTGAACCACTTTCTTTTCGCTTAACATCATATATTGAGGCTCCACAGGGGTCAGGCCTTGGGACATCTTCCACACTTGTAGTTTCTTTATTAGGAGCTTTTGTAGAATGGTTAAAACTGCCATTAGGTAAATATGACATTGCTCATTTAGCTTATGAAATAGAGCGTGTTGATCTTAAAATGTCGGGTGGCAAACAAGATCAATATGCAGCTACATTTGGCGGCATTAACTATATTGAGTTTTTTGAAAAAGACAAAGTAATTGTTAATCCTTTGCAATTAAAACCAGAAATAATTTACGAATTAGAAAACAATCTCTTACTCTACTTTACAGCCACACAGCGCCTTTCAGCCAATATCATTAACGAGCAAGTAAAAAATGTGAACGAAAAAAACACCAAAAGTGTTGATGCGATGCATAATTTAAAACAACAAGCTCATCAAATGAAAGACGCTTTATTAAGAGGTGAATTAAATAAAATAGGAGAAATTTTGCAGTTTGGATGGAAAAATAAAAAAGACATGGCGAATAGTATTTCGAATTCTTTAATTGACTCTATTTATAAACTTGCATTAGAAAACGGAGCTACAGGTGGGAAAATATCCGGTGCCGGTGGCGGTGGCTTTATGTTTTTTTATTGTCCAGCTGTCACTAAAATTAAAGTAGCAAAAGCCATTGAAACTATTGGAGGAAATATCCAACCTTTTAAATTTACTCAGCAGGGATTGGTGACGTGGACGATTTAAACTATTGACCAGAGACTATAAACTTTTTGACTAAAAAATTAAACCATATAAGAAACATAAGGACATATAAGTTAGGAGTTGACAAGCCTGAGTAAACAGATACGACTATTGACTTTGGACTAATGACTATAAACTAAAGACTATTACCATATGACACTAGATAGAACAAATTACAACCTACCAGGGCAAACCGCATATTATAAAGGCAAAGTCCGCGACGTATACACGATTAACAAAGACATTCTAGTAATGATCGCCAGCGACCGCATAAGCGCGTTTGATGTCGTGTTACCCAAGGGTATTCCTTATAAAGGACAGGTTTTAAATCAAATTGCAGAACAATTTTTAAATGCAACCCGTGATGTTGTTCCAAATTGGTTAATCTCCACGCCGCATCCAAATGTTAGTATTGGCAAAATGTGTCAGCCTTTTAAAGTAGAAATGGTTGTGCGTGGATATTTAGCGGGTCATGCAGCCAGAACTTATAGCGAAGGAAAAAGAATTTTGTGTGGAGTTATTTTGCCTGAAGGATTAAAAGAAAATGATAAATTGCCACAACCTATTATTACTCCTACTACCAAGGCCTCTGAAGGGCACGATGAAGATATCAGCAAAGAAGAAATCATAAAACAAAACATTGTCAGTAAAGAATATTACGAGCAATTAGAAAAATACACTTTAGCCCTTTATAAACGCGGGCAAGAAATTGCAAATAAAATGGGGTTGATATTGGTTGACACCAAGTATGAGTTTGGCTTATTTAATAATGAAATTACTTTGATGGATGAAATTCACACTCCAGATTCTTCAAGATATTTTTATTTAGAAGGGTATGAAACACGTCAACAAAAAGGTGAAGAACAAAAACAACTCAGTAAAGAATTTGTTAGACGCTGGTTAATTGAGAATGGATTTCAAGGTAAAGAAGGGCAAGTTGTTCCCGAGATGGATGAAAAATGGATAAATGAAATTAGCGCTCGTTATATTGAGTTGTTCGAAAAAGTAACTGGAAGAACTTTTGTAAAGGCAAATGCAACAACTATTTTAAAAGATGTTGAAGAAGCTATACTAAAAGCGTTATAGTCATACATCTTTTTAAGTATAGCCCAATACGCCTATATTCAAAAAGCATTTTCTTTGCAAAACCACGTATACATAAAAGAATTTTTGGTCTAAGTATATTGGTGAATGAAAAGTTTAACTAGAAAAACATTATCTTCAAACTCCAGTATGAGTTTCAAAAAAGTCTTTTTTCTCTTCATATTTTTTCAATTTAGTCTAAGTTTATTTTCACAAATCAAACTTTGCTCCTGGAATCTTGAAAATTTCGGTAAATCAAAAAGTGACAGCGCGATTGATTTTATTGCAAATACCTTAAAACCGTTTGACGTAGTAGCTATTGTTGAAGTTGTTGCTGGGAATGGCGGTGCTCAGGCAGTCGCTCGTTTAGTTGATGTTTTAGATCAGAAAGGTTTTGATTGGGATTATTGTATTAGCGATCCTACAAGTGGATCAACAAATAGTTCTGAACGCTATGCCTTTCTGTGGAAAACGTCTCGCCTAAAAAAATTAGGTAGGGCTTGGTTGGACAGTTGCTATCAATCAGAAATTGAAAGAGAACCTTATTTTGCGGATTTTATTTTTGAAGGGAAAATTTTTACCGCCGGCGCTTTTCATGCAGTTCCAAAAAACAAACAACCAGAAACTGAGATTAAATATTTTAAATTTTTACCTGAAAAATACCCGACAAAAACCTTTATATTTTCCGGCGATTTTAATTGCCCCGAATCTCATACGGTTTTTAATCCTCTTAAAGGCCTTTTATACAAGCCCATTTTCACAAACCAAAAAACATCCTTAAAGCGAGAGTGCGTGTCGGATGAATGCTTAGCGTCTGAATACGATAATATTTTTTACAATTCCACAAAAATTAAGTTTTCAAAATCGGGAGTGATTCATTTTTATAAGAGTTTCACTAGTTTGCAATCTGCTCGTACTGTTTCAGACCACTTACCAGTTTATTTTGAGTTTTTCTTGAATTAAATGGCTTTTATCGAAAACCTAAATCCTATTCCATGCAAATTTTCAATTTGTATATCTTCTGCAAGTAGCTTGCGTAAGCGTGAAATAAAAACATCCAAACTTCGGCCTAAAAAATAATCATCATCGCCCCAAAGTTTTTTTAAAATTTCTTCACGCGTTAAAACTTTATCTTCATTCTCCAAAAACAATTTTAGGAGCTGAGATTCTCGCTGTGTAAGTTTTATCTTTTCATCTCCTTTATACAACAGATAATTGCTGGAATTGAATACATAAGGGCCAACAGAATACTCCAACCTCTCAGTGGAAATAGTTTTCTTTGAACGCGTGAGAAAAATTTCAATCTTTAATAATAATTCCTCAATGCTAAAAGGTTTAATGAGATAGTCATCAGCGCCGAGTTTTAAACCTTTTATTCTATCTTCTTTTAATACTTTTGATGATAGAAAGAAAATTGGAACATCTGGATTCAGCTTACGGATTTCTGTTGTCAATTCAAATCCATCCATTTTTGGAAGCATGATATCAAAAATGCAAATATCAAAAGAAGTACTTTTGAAATAATTTAGGCAACTAATCCCATCAGTACAGTGCGTTACTTCATACTTACTTTGTTCCAAATTATCCTTTGTGAGAAAAGCAAGGGTTTCATCATCTTCCGCGTATAAAATTTTAATAGCACTCATTGTTTTTGAGGAATTTGAAGGGATAAAGTAATACCGTTTACTTGATTATTGAAGGCTTTTATTATCCATCCGTGCAGCAAACACACTTTCTTAACATAATATAAACCGAGTCCAAAACCATTTACCTCATTACTTCGGGAGTTTGGAATTCTATAAAATTTATCAAAAATAAAGGGGATTTTTTTCTTAGAAACACCAATGCCGTTATCTTTAAATTCTAGCTTTAAACCATTTTTTTCTTTCGTCAAACAAATACTTAATTCAGGCGAATTCTCGCAATACTTAATAGCATTATCAATTACATTGTAAACCAAATTCGTGAAATGAAATTCGTCTGCATAAATTTTCGGTTCACTGATTGAACTTTCAATCATTACTTTTAAATTTTCATGTTTTAAGCGTATATTCTCGATTACATCATTTATAAGTGGTAAAATTTCTATTTCTTTTCTATCAAGCGTTAAAGGCGCACTATCAGATTTAGCGATGTTGAGTATTTTTTCAATGTGACTATTTAACTTATTGCTTTGACCAATAATAATACCGGTATATTTTGCCAGTTTCTCATCGTTTTTTATTTTTTCTTGTTTGTAAAGGTAATTAGAAGCGATGAGGATAGAAGATAAAGGTGTTTTAAACTCATGCGTCATATTATTAATAAAATCTCGCTGCAACTCTGAATATTTTTTTTGTTGCAAAATGGTGAAGATAGAATACACATATATCAGCATTACAAGGACAAGGATTCCTGAAAGCACTAACCAAAACTTTAATGAACCTATTAAGTAACCAGTTTCGTTTGGAAAGCGAATAGCGAAGTAATAAACCAAGTTTTTCTGTTTGGGGAAATGAAAGGAAGATTTCTTCTCTGATTTGTTATGAAAAGAAACATAGTTACCATAAACCATTTCATCACTTTCACATTTATAGATAGCATATTCAAAATCTAATAGAAGATTAGCTCGTTCGAACTCTGTTTTGAGGCAGTATTCCAAAATCTGTGCATCAAAGTCATTATTTACATTCACAATGTAATAATCATTTGCCACCTTGTTTATCGGGTTTTTTAGAGGAAATTCATTGTCACTTAATTTATAGAGCCTGTCCACTACTTGCAATAAAGTAATATGTACGGTTTGACTAAACTTTTTTCCTTCATTATTAAATGCCTGCTTTGTCCAGAAAAACTGGACAACCAAAATACCTGTAATAGCGACAAGACCGAGTGCGATAACACTATTTAATTTATTTAGTTTCAATTAAAGCGTTTCATTTTACAATCTAATATTACTCAAAATAAATTCTATTCCATCGCCATTAACATGTCATTAACAATTATTTGAACTCGCTTAACAGCCTTTGCGGAATTACCATACTATGTTTGTAATATAATTCTTGCAAGAAGAAATAAATTATTTACTAATCTTAAAAAAAACAATCATGAAAACTACACTTAAACTTTCGACTATCGTAATAGCTTCTGCGCTATTGTCCTTCAGCCCTAGCCTTGTTATCTCTCATTCACTGAATTCAGAAAAAATATTAGAAATTAAAAGAAACATCAAGTGGAAAAACACTGAAATCAATTTAGGAGATATCGTTCAGAATAAACCAGTAACACTTGAATTTGAATTTACAAATGTGGGTGATAATCCTGTTTTAATCACCAATGTTCAAGCGTCATGCGGGTGCACCTCAACTAACTACATTAAGACACCGATATTACCAGGAGAAAGCACGAAAATTTCAGCAGTTTTTAATGCTGCCGCTAAAGGTGTTTTCAAAAAACAGATAACGGTAATTACCAACGCAGAAGACGGTCCAAGGACACTTAGCTTTACTGGAACGGTTATGTAAATCGATACAAGGATGTCTGAAATAATTGTCTTCTCGACTACTCTCTGAATGACAATTATTTCAGATTGTCCATATTAATCTGCCTTAATAAACTTTACCGTCTCGCTTGATTTAGTATTAGAGAATCGAATAAAGTACACGCCTGTGGGAAGTTCATCTATTTTTATTTCATTCTCAGAATTTAAAAGGGGCATTTTTTTAACTAAACTACCAATAGAAGAATAAATTAAAGCGCCGGTATATTCCGAATTATTTTTGAAATAAAGTACATCCTTAGCAGGATTAGGAAATACTGAATTTATTTTTATTTTTTTTACCTCGTTTAAACCAGTTACTTGACCAATTGTTAATGTGAATTGCACAAAGTTACTATCTGTGTGGTGACAAATTTGTTGTCCGGAAGACATAAAGGTTTGATGGTTTATGGTGTAAGTTCCAGACTGTAATTGTCCAACAACAAAAGTGTCTATATGGGTTTGAGTTGCTGTGAGCATTCCATTCCAATAACATCCGTGTAATTTTATTTCTTTGGGATTATGTGTTACTGAATGATTTAAATCTACTACAATTCCTTGGTTTGGTGTTGTAACATGCGTAACAATTTTAACTATATCGTTTGTTGTAGGCGATGCCGGAATAATAGTTGGTGTACCAACGTATGGGAGACTTTGCGTTTGTGCATTACCATAATTAGCTAAAGCGATTATACATAGAAGGTAGGCAAGTTTTTTCATATCAAAAGTTTTTACGTCTAAAACAGAACAAGTTTTATGCCAGAACTTGTTAATTAAGCCTCGAATTCGCTTGAGACAAGTTAAAAAAAATCCCCATCTAAAAAGACGGGGATTTTGAATACAAATCTCGATAAACTTAAGCAGTAACTTCTACCTTTGGCGCCGCAGCAAGAATTTCTTCGTTTGCAGCAGAAGCGTATTGCTCGAAGTTCTTTACAAAAGAATTCGCCAAATTTTGCGCTACTTTATTAAATTCAACTTTATCTTTCCAAGCATTTTCTGGCTCTAGAATTTCTGAAGGAACTCCAAGACAAGTTGTAGGGAAATTTAATTTAAAATAAGGCGTCTCTTTAAACTCCACTTTATCCAACTCACCCGTTAAAGCAGCTGTAATTAAAGCACGTGTATAAGATAATTTAATACGACTACCTACACCGTAAGCACCGCCTACCCAGCCGGTATTTAATAACCAAACATTTACTTTATGTTTTTTTAATTTCTCACCAAGTAATTCTGCATATTTTGTAGGATGTAATGGCAAAAATGCTTTTCCAAAACAAGCAGAAAAAGTTGTTGTTGGTTCAGTAATTCCCATTTCGGTTCCTGCAACCTTAGCAGTATAACCAGAAATAAAATTATACATCGCTTGACCTGTAGTTAATTTGCTTATCGGAGGTAAAACACCAAATGCATCACATGTTAAAAAGAAAATATTTTTTGGAATATCTCCAACGGCAGGGGAAACTGCATTATGAATATAATCAGAAGGATAACTTACACGTGTGTTTTCAGTCCTACTGATATTCGCATAATCAACAGTTGTGGTTCCTTCTTGAAAACCAATATTTTCTAATAGAGAGCCAAATTTAATAGCGTTAAAAATCTGAGGTTCTTTTTCTGCGGTAAGGTCTACACATTTTGCATAGCAACCACCTTCAAAGTTAAACACGCCTTTGTCGCTCCAACCATGCTCGTCGTCACCAATTAATTTACGATTTGGATCTGCACTCAAGGTAGTTTTACCAGTTCCTGATAAACCAAAGAAAATAGCTGTGTCACCGTCCTTACCAATGTTAGCAGAACAATGCATACTTAATACTTTTTTCTCATGAGGTAGAATGTAATTCAAAACAGAGAAAATAGATTTTTTAATTTCGCCTGTATAACCAGTTCCGCCAATCAAAATTGTTTTTTTGGTGAAATTGATAATTGCAAAATTATGTTGACGCGTTCCATCTATTTTAGGATCAGCTTTAAAACCTGGTGCGTTAATAATTACCCAATCATGTTTAAAGGTTTTAATTTCTTCAGCAGTTGGCCGTAAAAATAAATTGTAAGAAAATAAATTACTCCAAGCGTGTTCATTAACAACGCGAATATTTAAACGAAAAGCTGGATCAGCACATACGTAAGCGTCACGAACAAAAATTTCTTTGTTACCTAAATACGCAAGCATTCTGTTATGAAGCGCATCGAATTTATCTGACTCAAAACGATTGTTTACATCACCCCACCATACACTATCTTTGGTGTTTTCATCATAAACAACAAATTTATCTTTAGGGGAACGTCCAGTAAATTCACCGGTATCAATGGCCAAAGCGCCAACATCTGTCAAAACTCCTTCACCCCTTACAATACACTCTTCAATTAGTTCACTTGGGTGAAGATTCCAGTACGCCATATCAACATTTGAAAGGCCAAGTTGTGCGACTGAAGCATTCTCTGCTTTTATTCCAATTTCGTTCATTCTTTAATATAAAGGTTAATAGAGCGCAAAATTACGAAAAAAAAAGCGTCTTTCGAGGCTGTTTTTCCACAATTATATTTTTTTTATCTTATTGATACTGAGACTAGTTGACCCTCTTTTACGATTTTTTTCAACTGGTCAATAAATTCAGTTTTTTCATTGCCTTTTATTTCAGTAAGTGGTAAACATATTCGTATTTCGCCCTCTCGGCCAATACTTTTTGATGTTGATTTTAACTTTAACTTTTCAATTTCAGCTTTAACTTTTTCATAAGTAGGGCCGTCAATGCCTGCACCATAACTTCCAAAAGCTACCTCAATAGCACAGGCATTATCCGTTACGCCGTCATATACAGTCGGTTCTTTTGTTACTTGAGGTACAGAGTTCGGTTTTTCTTGGTTTGCTTTTTCTTGAGATTTACAAGACACAATTAATAAACATAAAGCCCCAGTAATGAAAAATAAAATTCGTTGCATAATGATAGATTTTAAATTGAAAGTTAAGTATTAATAGTAAAAGTTTGGTCAATGTCTGTCAATAGTTATTCATAGCCTTCAATTGTTAGACCAAATAAATTGTTTTAACCTTTTTTAAAAGCTGAGAAGCTCAAACTCAACCATCCGGCAACAAACAAAAGACCTCCGATTGGAGTGATTGGACCGAGAAGCTTTAAACCATCCATTCCAATTAAGTTTCTAGTGCATAAAAAATATAACGATCCACTGAACAAAATAATTCCCCAGAAAAACAAATGGTACGCGGTGTTTAGAAACTTATTGGTATATGATTTTTTTAAGATTACAACAAGTAACATCGCTAGTGTATGATACATTTGATATTTAACAGCAGTGTCGAAACCATTTAATTGATCCACTGTAATTAAACCGCGTGGTAATTGATTCTTTAAAGCGTGTGCTCCAAGAGCTCCAAGGCCGACAGCTATTGCACCTAAAATTCCTATCGTAATAAGTTGTTTTGGGATAAGACTATTTTGTTCCATGTAAAAAAAATCAGAATGTTGATTCAATAAAACTACTTCTTTTGTTTCTTTTTTAATTCTCTTAAAATTTCTTCGTCAGACTTACCTATAAAACTAATGGCTCCTTTTGCACTTAAAGCCCAATCACTTTTTGGATATTCATTAATAATTTCTTCGTAAATTTTTCTTGCTTCGGCCTCATTGTTTAAGTAGGTATTTTCATCATACAATTGTGCTAATAAAAATAGTGCAGCGGGACGGTTTTTAAAATTTGGATACATGTTAATACATTGATCTAATGCCACTTTCGCTTGCGGAATATTATTAATCGCTCTTGCAACTTGTGCAGTTTTTATCAGATAAATAGGGCACATGGTATCACTCTGGCAATAAAATGCGAAATCCGTAAACGCTTTAATTGCCTTATTAGCTGACACTGTATTTACCTCCGTTTCGTTTAAAAGAATGCTGTCAGCTTTCCTAGCTGCATTCAGCATGTTTTTACAATCGGTTAGAAAATTTTTTGCAAGACGTTGATTGGAATCCGATTTAACTACTTTGTTTTGTTCTGATTCTTCCTTTTTTGTATTATCGGTACAAGAAACAAAAACCAGAAAAAAGGAAATTAAAATTATAGACGCAACTTGTATTCTCATATTATCTCTTTGGTTTGTATACTTTAGTTTTATAATCCGCTGAGATTTTTCCGTTGGCTATATCGTTTAATTTTCCTGAAATCATCTTTCTTTTAAAAGGACTTATTTTATCAGTAAATAATTTTCCATCAATGTGATCGTATTCATGCTGTATTACACGCGCAATAACACCATTGTGTTTTTCAACGTGTTTTACAAATTTCTCATCGTAATATTCTATTTCCACATCTGGCATCCGACTCACATCTTCCCTAATTTTTGGAATACTCAAACATCCTTCATTAAACTTCCATTCAACACCTTCTTCGTTTAGAATTCGCGCATTGATAAATACTTTTTTAAAGGCTTTTAGTTCTTTTCTTTGCGCCGGAGTAAACTCAGCATCTTCTTCATCATCTTCTTCATCCACCTCTGAAAAAGGCTCAGTGTCAACAAT
This region includes:
- a CDS encoding tetratricopeptide repeat protein; the protein is MRIQVASIILISFFLVFVSCTDNTKKEESEQNKVVKSDSNQRLAKNFLTDCKNMLNAARKADSILLNETEVNTVSANKAIKAFTDFAFYCQSDTMCPIYLIKTAQVARAINNIPQAKVALDQCINMYPNFKNRPAALFLLAQLYDENTYLNNEAEARKIYEEIINEYPKSDWALSAKGAISFIGKSDEEILRELKKKQKK
- a CDS encoding DUF1573 domain-containing protein, which encodes MKTTLKLSTIVIASALLSFSPSLVISHSLNSEKILEIKRNIKWKNTEINLGDIVQNKPVTLEFEFTNVGDNPVLITNVQASCGCTSTNYIKTPILPGESTKISAVFNAAAKGVFKKQITVITNAEDGPRTLSFTGTVM
- a CDS encoding GHMP family kinase ATP-binding protein codes for the protein MIIRSKAPLRIGLAGGGTDVSPYSDLFGGAILNATIDLYAYASLEPLNNGEIEFVIDGTANVLKTKSEKELAIVEGFELFIGVYNRIIKQFKLEPLSFRLTSYIEAPQGSGLGTSSTLVVSLLGAFVEWLKLPLGKYDIAHLAYEIERVDLKMSGGKQDQYAATFGGINYIEFFEKDKVIVNPLQLKPEIIYELENNLLLYFTATQRLSANIINEQVKNVNEKNTKSVDAMHNLKQQAHQMKDALLRGELNKIGEILQFGWKNKKDMANSISNSLIDSIYKLALENGATGGKISGAGGGGFMFFYCPAVTKIKVAKAIETIGGNIQPFKFTQQGLVTWTI
- a CDS encoding sensor histidine kinase, producing MKLNKLNSVIALGLVAITGILVVQFFWTKQAFNNEGKKFSQTVHITLLQVVDRLYKLSDNEFPLKNPINKVANDYYIVNVNNDFDAQILEYCLKTEFERANLLLDFEYAIYKCESDEMVYGNYVSFHNKSEKKSSFHFPKQKNLVYYFAIRFPNETGYLIGSLKFWLVLSGILVLVMLIYVYSIFTILQQKKYSELQRDFINNMTHEFKTPLSSILIASNYLYKQEKIKNDEKLAKYTGIIIGQSNKLNSHIEKILNIAKSDSAPLTLDRKEIEILPLINDVIENIRLKHENLKVMIESSISEPKIYADEFHFTNLVYNVIDNAIKYCENSPELSICLTKEKNGLKLEFKDNGIGVSKKKIPFIFDKFYRIPNSRSNEVNGFGLGLYYVKKVCLLHGWIIKAFNNQVNGITLSLQIPQKQ
- a CDS encoding peptide deformylase, giving the protein MVLPIVVYGDPVLRKVGVDIDKNYEGLDQLIKDMFETMYKAKGVGLAAPQVGKAIRLFIVDTEPFSEVDEEDDEEDAEFTPAQRKELKAFKKVFINARILNEEGVEWKFNEGCLSIPKIREDVSRMPDVEIEYYDEKFVKHVEKHNGVIARVIQHEYDHIDGKLFTDKISPFKRKMISGKLNDIANGKISADYKTKVYKPKR
- a CDS encoding phosphoribosylaminoimidazolesuccinocarboxamide synthase; this translates as MTLDRTNYNLPGQTAYYKGKVRDVYTINKDILVMIASDRISAFDVVLPKGIPYKGQVLNQIAEQFLNATRDVVPNWLISTPHPNVSIGKMCQPFKVEMVVRGYLAGHAARTYSEGKRILCGVILPEGLKENDKLPQPIITPTTKASEGHDEDISKEEIIKQNIVSKEYYEQLEKYTLALYKRGQEIANKMGLILVDTKYEFGLFNNEITLMDEIHTPDSSRYFYLEGYETRQQKGEEQKQLSKEFVRRWLIENGFQGKEGQVVPEMDEKWINEISARYIELFEKVTGRTFVKANATTILKDVEEAILKAL
- a CDS encoding response regulator transcription factor yields the protein MSAIKILYAEDDETLAFLTKDNLEQSKYEVTHCTDGISCLNYFKSTSFDICIFDIMLPKMDGFELTTEIRKLNPDVPIFFLSSKVLKEDRIKGLKLGADDYLIKPFSIEELLLKIEIFLTRSKKTISTERLEYSVGPYVFNSSNYLLYKGDEKIKLTQRESQLLKLFLENEDKVLTREEILKKLWGDDDYFLGRSLDVFISRLRKLLAEDIQIENLHGIGFRFSIKAI
- a CDS encoding T9SS type A sorting domain-containing protein produces the protein MKKLAYLLCIIALANYGNAQTQSLPYVGTPTIIPASPTTNDIVKIVTHVTTPNQGIVVDLNHSVTHNPKEIKLHGCYWNGMLTATQTHIDTFVVGQLQSGTYTINHQTFMSSGQQICHHTDSNFVQFTLTIGQVTGLNEVKKIKINSVFPNPAKDVLYFKNNSEYTGALIYSSIGSLVKKMPLLNSENEIKIDELPTGVYFIRFSNTKSSETVKFIKAD
- a CDS encoding DUF423 domain-containing protein, with amino-acid sequence MEQNSLIPKQLITIGILGAIAVGLGALGAHALKNQLPRGLITVDQLNGFDTAVKYQMYHTLAMLLVVILKKSYTNKFLNTAYHLFFWGIILFSGSLYFLCTRNLIGMDGLKLLGPITPIGGLLFVAGWLSLSFSAFKKG
- a CDS encoding endonuclease/exonuclease/phosphatase family protein, whose translation is MKSLTRKTLSSNSSMSFKKVFFLFIFFQFSLSLFSQIKLCSWNLENFGKSKSDSAIDFIANTLKPFDVVAIVEVVAGNGGAQAVARLVDVLDQKGFDWDYCISDPTSGSTNSSERYAFLWKTSRLKKLGRAWLDSCYQSEIEREPYFADFIFEGKIFTAGAFHAVPKNKQPETEIKYFKFLPEKYPTKTFIFSGDFNCPESHTVFNPLKGLLYKPIFTNQKTSLKRECVSDECLASEYDNIFYNSTKIKFSKSGVIHFYKSFTSLQSARTVSDHLPVYFEFFLN
- the pckA gene encoding phosphoenolpyruvate carboxykinase (ATP), whose protein sequence is MNEIGIKAENASVAQLGLSNVDMAYWNLHPSELIEECIVRGEGVLTDVGALAIDTGEFTGRSPKDKFVVYDENTKDSVWWGDVNNRFESDKFDALHNRMLAYLGNKEIFVRDAYVCADPAFRLNIRVVNEHAWSNLFSYNLFLRPTAEEIKTFKHDWVIINAPGFKADPKIDGTRQHNFAIINFTKKTILIGGTGYTGEIKKSIFSVLNYILPHEKKVLSMHCSANIGKDGDTAIFFGLSGTGKTTLSADPNRKLIGDDEHGWSDKGVFNFEGGCYAKCVDLTAEKEPQIFNAIKFGSLLENIGFQEGTTTVDYANISRTENTRVSYPSDYIHNAVSPAVGDIPKNIFFLTCDAFGVLPPISKLTTGQAMYNFISGYTAKVAGTEMGITEPTTTFSACFGKAFLPLHPTKYAELLGEKLKKHKVNVWLLNTGWVGGAYGVGSRIKLSYTRALITAALTGELDKVEFKETPYFKLNFPTTCLGVPSEILEPENAWKDKVEFNKVAQNLANSFVKNFEQYASAANEEILAAAPKVEVTA